GGCGGGTTTCAGTACAGCCTAATTTTAGCCCAAAATAGGTATCATCATACAAGAAATACATACAAAAGTCAAGCGCCGATTCGGTGCTTGGCCCAAAATGGGGCATGTCCCCATTTTATTACGCCAAACCTTGCAGTAAATACCCTACCCCATAGGCTGAAACCGCGGCAATGGCGCCAACGCCGAGCATCTCAATGCCCGAAATAATCCAACTTTCCTTGGTGATCAGAGAGCGCGCGGCGCCCACCGCGAACAACGCAATGGCAGTCATCCCAATGGCTGTGTAAAACACATTCCCGAATTCAACGCCAAGCACGTACGGCAGGAGCGGCAGCAGTCCCGCAGCCACGAACGCAACAAACGTGGCAACGCTGTTTGATATGGGCTTTTCCTCTTCTCCGGGAATGATGCCGAGCTCCGCCACCATCATCTCATCAACCCATAGTTTTTTGTCGGCGGTGATGGTTGCAACAATACTCTCCAGTTCCTTGCCTTTGAATCCTTTGGCGCGGTAGATGTGCTCAATTTCTTTGCGCTCTTCATCCGGAATATTCACGGTTTCCCACTCCTCCATGCGGCGCTCCTTTGCCTGGAGCTGGTTTTCGCTCCGCGTGCCCAGAAAATTGCCCGTAGCCATGGCAACCCCGTCCGCGAGCAGATTCGCAAACCCGAGGATGAGCACGATTTTCGGCTCAAGGGATGCGCCCGCGACTCCGGCCACCACCGCGAACGTGGTCACAATTCCGTCATTCGCGCCGTACACCATGTTGCGCAGGTACGAGCCCCGGCCCGCGTGGTGGTATTGCTCCATGGCTTTGCCGTGATGGTGCGCGGCTTTGACTTCCGCGATCATTTGTTGTTTTTGGTTTTTGTCCATGCATTCAGTATACACCAAAATTTGAAATAAAAAAAATCGGGGCGGCACGCTACCTATGCGTACTCGCCCCCGGCGCCTGTGGCCTGAAAAAACCTCGCGTTCCGCTTATGCCCCGGAGGTGATCCGGACCAGCACCCGCCGCGCCGCATCAAGCAGTTCAGCGGGCCGCACGGGCTTGCAGAGGATCTCGGCGACTTCGGAATTCACAGCCGCGCGCTCCTCCGCACTCATCGCGCCGCTCAAAACGATGAACGGGCATGTTCGGACGTCAGCGCGGATGGCGTTAATGAGCGCCACCGCGGTCAGGTTTCCGAGGTGGAAGTCCGTGACCACGAGATCTA
This sequence is a window from Parcubacteria group bacterium. Protein-coding genes within it:
- a CDS encoding response regulator, which gives rise to MTILVVDDEEPVRNLVAEIFRRDGYRVLFADSVLDAFRRWRGCRGSVDLVVTDFHLGNLTAVALINAIRADVRTCPFIVLSGAMSAEERAAVNSEVAEILCKPVRPAELLDAARRVLVRITSGA
- a CDS encoding VIT1/CCC1 transporter family protein, which codes for MEQYHHAGRGSYLRNMVYGANDGIVTTFAVVAGVAGASLEPKIVLILGFANLLADGVAMATGNFLGTRSENQLQAKERRMEEWETVNIPDEERKEIEHIYRAKGFKGKELESIVATITADKKLWVDEMMVAELGIIPGEEEKPISNSVATFVAFVAAGLLPLLPYVLGVEFGNVFYTAIGMTAIALFAVGAARSLITKESWIISGIEMLGVGAIAAVSAYGVGYLLQGLA